One Luteitalea sp. DNA window includes the following coding sequences:
- a CDS encoding glycosyltransferase: MKIAVIVPALNEEATIATAIARVPYPPERVTVVDNGSRDQTTARARAAGARAIPEGRRGYGRACLAGIAANRDADVLVFIDADLSEDPADIPKLVEPIVRDQADLVLGYRTGAERLWHARLGTRFCVWLINRLWHCAYRDLGPFRAIRRTALETLEMHDETWGWTIEMQTKAVEAGLRWLEVPVSSGARAGGQSKISGTLRGSIRAGAKMLGTILYLRLTRQRRTCRYDVCYGRDSSRGR, from the coding sequence TACGATCGCGACCGCGATCGCGAGGGTGCCGTATCCACCCGAGCGTGTAACGGTCGTCGATAACGGCTCACGTGACCAGACGACGGCACGCGCGCGTGCCGCCGGCGCACGCGCAATCCCGGAGGGTCGGCGTGGTTACGGCCGGGCTTGCCTCGCGGGTATTGCCGCCAACCGCGACGCGGACGTCTTGGTCTTCATCGACGCCGATCTGAGTGAAGATCCGGCGGACATCCCGAAGCTCGTCGAACCGATTGTGCGCGATCAGGCCGACCTGGTATTGGGCTACCGCACGGGCGCCGAGCGGCTCTGGCATGCCCGGCTCGGGACCAGGTTCTGTGTGTGGCTCATCAACCGGCTCTGGCACTGTGCCTATCGCGACCTGGGTCCGTTCCGTGCCATCCGTCGCACGGCGCTCGAGACGCTCGAGATGCATGACGAGACCTGGGGCTGGACCATCGAGATGCAGACAAAGGCCGTCGAGGCGGGACTCCGCTGGCTCGAGGTGCCGGTGTCTTCCGGCGCGCGGGCCGGCGGTCAGTCAAAGATCTCCGGCACGCTTCGGGGTTCCATCCGCGCGGGCGCCAAGATGTTGGGCACGATTCTCTATCTCCGCCTCACGCGACAACGTCGCACGTGTAGATATGACGTCTGCTACGGTCGAGACTCTTCCCGTGGCCGCTAA